Proteins encoded together in one Kitasatospora albolonga window:
- a CDS encoding lysine 2,3-aminomutase — protein MDTARNQTETAAIEGAYEYRSRPLVEPDWRRFPGWREVTAAEWADPQWQRAHCVKGAEGLRAVMGTLLDEGFYEDLERDRQERATMSVLLPPQMINTMAPESAGARPGELTKAFYDDPVRRYMLPVLSDRHPEWPSHPMADRDSLHEQDMWVVEGLTHRYPTKVLAELLSTCPQYCGHCTRMDLVGNSTPQITKTKLTLKPADRADLILTHLRSSPGIRDVVVSGGDLANMPWPRLERFLDQLLDIDSIRDVRLASKGLIGLPQHWRSGPILEGVARVAAKARARGVRIALHTHANAAQQVTPAVADAAWALLDAGLHDVRNQGVLMRGVNDSAHELLDLCFALADHAGITPYYFYMCDMIPNAEHWRVPLHRAQLIQHQIMGYLPGFATPRIVCDVPMAGKRWVDQTDSYDRELGVSHWSKSYLTPLEAADPEARTGSYHYYDPIDTLPLSGQRWWRDSRQG, from the coding sequence GTGGACACGGCACGCAACCAGACGGAGACCGCGGCGATAGAAGGCGCCTACGAGTACCGGAGCCGTCCGCTCGTGGAGCCGGACTGGCGACGCTTCCCGGGGTGGCGCGAGGTCACCGCGGCCGAGTGGGCGGACCCGCAGTGGCAGCGCGCGCACTGTGTGAAGGGCGCCGAAGGGCTGCGCGCCGTCATGGGCACGCTGCTGGACGAGGGCTTCTACGAGGACCTGGAGCGCGACCGGCAGGAGCGCGCCACCATGTCGGTTCTGCTGCCGCCCCAGATGATCAACACGATGGCCCCGGAGTCGGCGGGCGCCCGCCCGGGTGAGCTGACCAAGGCGTTCTACGACGACCCGGTGCGGCGCTACATGCTGCCGGTCCTCTCCGACCGGCACCCCGAGTGGCCCTCGCACCCGATGGCCGACCGGGACTCACTGCACGAACAGGACATGTGGGTGGTGGAGGGGCTGACGCACCGCTATCCCACGAAGGTGCTCGCCGAGCTGCTGTCGACGTGCCCCCAGTACTGCGGGCACTGCACGCGCATGGACCTGGTGGGCAACTCCACGCCCCAGATCACCAAGACGAAGCTCACGCTCAAACCGGCCGACCGGGCCGATCTCATCCTCACCCACCTGCGCTCCTCCCCCGGCATCCGGGACGTGGTGGTCTCCGGCGGCGACCTGGCAAACATGCCCTGGCCCCGGCTGGAGCGCTTCCTCGACCAGCTCCTGGACATCGACTCGATCCGGGACGTCCGGCTGGCCAGCAAGGGCCTGATCGGGCTGCCCCAGCACTGGCGCTCCGGCCCCATCCTGGAGGGCGTCGCGCGGGTCGCGGCGAAGGCCAGGGCCCGCGGGGTCCGGATCGCGCTGCACACCCACGCCAACGCGGCCCAGCAGGTGACGCCCGCGGTGGCGGACGCGGCCTGGGCGCTGCTCGACGCGGGGCTGCACGACGTACGGAACCAGGGCGTGCTGATGCGCGGCGTCAACGACAGCGCGCACGAGCTGCTCGACCTGTGCTTCGCGCTCGCCGACCACGCCGGCATCACGCCGTACTACTTCTACATGTGCGACATGATCCCGAACGCCGAGCACTGGCGGGTGCCGTTGCACCGGGCGCAGCTGATCCAGCACCAGATCATGGGCTACCTCCCCGGGTTCGCCACTCCCCGCATCGTGTGCGACGTGCCGATGGCCGGGAAGCGCTGGGTGGACCAGACCGACTCCTACGACCGTGAGCTCGGCGTCTCGCACTGGAGCAAGAGCTACCTCACCCCGCTGGAGGCGGCGGACCCCGAGGCCCGCACCGGCTCCTACCACTACTACGACCCCATCGACACGCTCCCGCTCTCCGGTCAGCGGTGGTGGCGGGACTCCCGTCAGGGATAG
- a CDS encoding capreomycidine synthase — MLEEWYRRHLAPGIHDISSSGVHPYSFAEIRERCGIRAEDLDAIVMDDSVSQGGAGVRQAIADRYAAGDADRVLVTHGSSEAIALTLHALLRPGDRVVVQEGVYHSLAHYPRAAGCEIAELPAAAVREGEIDPGALERLVTPGTRAVIVNFPHNPSGATLSPQGLEKLTEHVEAAGATLVWDAATAEVTHRWETLPTPGPTGGNTVSYGTFSKTFGLPGLRVGWAVAPPELIRASFPLRDRTTLFLSPLVELIAERAMRHADRLIGARAAEARRNLARLTDWAAAHADLVHWTPPEGGVCALPVFRKLADADAPPEAVERFCLELLDRHRTLLVPGTAFGAPHGARLGFGGPEESFRAGLAGLSAFLREHATTGAAR; from the coding sequence GTGCTGGAGGAGTGGTACCGCCGCCATCTGGCCCCCGGCATCCACGACATCAGCTCCAGCGGCGTCCATCCGTACTCCTTCGCCGAGATACGCGAACGGTGCGGCATCCGGGCCGAGGACCTGGACGCGATCGTGATGGACGACAGCGTCTCGCAGGGCGGGGCGGGCGTCCGGCAGGCGATCGCGGACCGTTACGCGGCAGGCGACGCCGACCGGGTGCTGGTCACCCACGGTTCCAGCGAGGCGATCGCGCTCACCCTGCACGCCCTGCTGCGCCCCGGCGACCGGGTGGTCGTGCAGGAGGGCGTCTACCACTCGCTCGCCCATTACCCCCGGGCCGCGGGGTGCGAGATCGCCGAACTCCCGGCCGCCGCCGTGCGCGAGGGCGAGATCGACCCCGGCGCGCTGGAGCGGCTGGTCACACCGGGGACCCGGGCGGTGATCGTCAACTTCCCGCACAACCCCTCCGGGGCGACCCTCTCGCCCCAGGGCCTCGAGAAGCTGACCGAGCACGTCGAGGCGGCCGGCGCGACCCTGGTGTGGGACGCGGCGACCGCCGAGGTCACCCACCGCTGGGAGACCCTGCCGACCCCGGGCCCGACGGGCGGGAACACCGTCTCGTACGGCACGTTCTCCAAGACCTTCGGTCTGCCCGGGCTCCGGGTGGGCTGGGCGGTGGCGCCGCCGGAGCTGATCCGGGCGTCCTTCCCGCTGCGCGACCGGACCACGCTCTTCCTCTCCCCGCTGGTGGAGCTGATCGCCGAGCGGGCCATGCGCCACGCGGACAGGCTGATCGGCGCGCGGGCGGCCGAGGCCCGGCGCAACCTCGCCCGGCTGACCGACTGGGCGGCCGCCCACGCCGATCTGGTGCACTGGACCCCGCCGGAGGGCGGGGTGTGCGCGCTGCCCGTCTTCCGGAAGCTGGCGGACGCGGACGCTCCGCCGGAAGCGGTGGAACGTTTCTGCCTGGAGCTGCTCGACCGGCACCGCACGCTGCTCGTGCCGGGCACGGCCTTCGGCGCGCCCCACGGCGCCCGGCTCGGCTTCGGCGGCCCCGAGGAGAGCTTCCGCGCCGGACTCGCGGGCCTCTCGGCCTTCCTGCGCGAGCACGCCACCACCGGGGCCGCCCGGTGA